Proteins encoded within one genomic window of Methanosarcina barkeri str. Wiesmoor:
- a CDS encoding HAD family phosphatase, with translation MLKALIFDMDGVLVDSMPFHAVAWKKAFFDMGMEIQDQDIYSIEGSNPKNGLPLLIRKARKEPEAYDFETITSIYRKEFKRVFKLKAFDGMRECLEVLKTRFLLSVVSGSDHLIVHEIVDQLFPGIFDIVVTGDDVKNSKPYPDPFLKAVKLLNVQREECIVIENAILGVEAAKKAKIYCIGIPTYLKPSQLDRADLVVGDHEQLMQHLLSLEPSHGFKV, from the coding sequence GTGTTAAAGGCATTAATTTTCGATATGGATGGCGTTCTTGTGGACTCCATGCCCTTCCATGCAGTAGCCTGGAAAAAGGCTTTCTTTGATATGGGTATGGAAATCCAGGACCAGGATATTTATTCAATCGAAGGTTCAAATCCCAAAAATGGCCTTCCTTTGCTTATCCGAAAAGCCAGAAAAGAACCAGAAGCATATGATTTTGAAACTATCACTTCAATCTACAGGAAGGAGTTCAAACGAGTCTTTAAGCTGAAAGCCTTCGACGGAATGAGAGAGTGTCTAGAAGTCCTTAAAACGCGTTTCCTGCTATCAGTAGTCTCGGGCTCTGACCATCTTATTGTTCACGAAATCGTTGACCAGCTTTTCCCCGGCATATTCGATATTGTGGTTACAGGAGACGATGTTAAAAATTCAAAGCCATATCCCGATCCTTTTCTTAAAGCCGTTAAACTCCTGAATGTGCAGCGGGAAGAATGCATAGTAATAGAAAACGCTATTCTGGGTGTAGAAGCTGCAAAAAAAGCCAAAATCTACTGTATAGGGATTCCCACATATCTGAAACCTTCACAGCTTGACAGGGCAGATCTTGTGGTAGGAGATCACGAACAGCTAATGCAACACCTTCTAAGCCTTGAGCCATCTCATGGGTTCAAGGTATGA